The following proteins come from a genomic window of Elusimicrobiaceae bacterium:
- the pyk gene encoding pyruvate kinase: protein MNMLLQECFCKIIATIGPASESPEMLEKLLQAGACVFRLNFSHGSEEEMTRRVQIIRQLEKKYGVCLGILADLQGPKLRVGTFANGPVTLIDGQKFTLDMQDLPGDETRVCLPHPEIFQAMHVGLELLLNDGLIRLRVDSHTETSAQTTVLVGGVLSNHKGVNVPGVQLPISALTAKDRKDLQVAEKLGVDFIGLSFVQRPEDLQELRALMTSQAKIIAKIEKPSAVEHLSEIVAFADAVMVARGDLGVEVSTEMVPVLQRRIVDVCRQSGKPVIIATQMLESMIHNITPTRAEASDVANAVYNGVDAVMLSGETAAGKYPQQAVNTMHNIIKSVEKDPSYLKNLVRRDPINTNTVETAITAAAWVAARAVQTADIIVNFTDSGHTTLRTAKYRPALPILSLTPKITTARHMALVWGVTSILVKNLENFEDISAEASRAALLSGLVKKGQKIVVTAGIPFGHSGETNLLYIINA from the coding sequence ATAAATATGTTGCTACAAGAATGTTTCTGTAAAATAATTGCCACCATCGGTCCGGCTTCTGAAAGTCCAGAAATGTTAGAAAAGTTATTGCAAGCAGGAGCCTGCGTTTTTCGATTAAATTTTAGTCATGGCTCCGAAGAAGAAATGACCCGCCGCGTGCAAATCATTCGCCAATTGGAAAAAAAATACGGCGTTTGTTTAGGCATTTTAGCAGATTTACAAGGCCCCAAATTACGCGTAGGAACCTTTGCCAATGGCCCCGTCACCTTAATAGACGGCCAGAAATTTACCTTAGATATGCAGGATTTACCCGGAGACGAAACCCGCGTTTGCTTGCCCCACCCTGAAATTTTTCAAGCCATGCACGTCGGTTTGGAACTTTTACTTAATGACGGCCTTATCCGCCTGCGTGTGGACAGCCATACGGAAACTTCTGCTCAAACCACCGTCTTGGTGGGGGGAGTGTTATCCAACCATAAAGGTGTAAACGTACCCGGTGTGCAACTGCCTATCAGTGCTTTGACGGCCAAAGACCGCAAAGATTTACAGGTGGCAGAAAAATTAGGTGTAGATTTTATAGGGTTATCTTTTGTACAAAGACCCGAAGATTTACAGGAATTACGCGCTTTAATGACCAGCCAAGCCAAAATCATTGCCAAGATTGAAAAACCCTCCGCCGTTGAACATTTGTCTGAAATCGTAGCCTTTGCCGATGCGGTGATGGTGGCACGCGGAGATTTGGGTGTAGAAGTCAGTACAGAAATGGTGCCCGTACTGCAACGGCGCATTGTAGATGTATGCCGTCAATCGGGCAAACCGGTCATTATCGCTACTCAAATGCTTGAGTCTATGATTCACAACATCACCCCGACCAGAGCCGAAGCCTCCGACGTAGCCAACGCTGTTTACAACGGAGTAGATGCCGTTATGCTCTCCGGAGAAACAGCCGCCGGCAAATATCCGCAGCAAGCCGTCAACACCATGCATAATATTATCAAAAGTGTGGAAAAAGATCCCAGTTATCTTAAAAATCTAGTCCGCAGAGACCCTATTAACACAAACACTGTGGAAACGGCTATTACGGCAGCCGCGTGGGTGGCGGCCAGAGCGGTACAAACGGCAGACATCATCGTTAACTTTACAGACTCGGGCCATACCACACTCAGAACCGCTAAATATCGTCCGGCCCTGCCGATCTTATCTTTAACTCCCAAGATTACCACTGCCCGTCACATGGCTTTGGTGTGGGGGGTCACCTCCATTTTAGTCAAAAATTTGGAAAATTTTGAGGATATATCCGCAGAGGCCAGCCGCGCAGCCTTGTTAAGCGGATTGGTAAAGAAAGGTCAAAAAATTGTAGTGACGGCCGGTATCCCGTTTGGCCATTCCGGAGAAACGAACCTGCTCTACATTATCAACGCCTAA
- a CDS encoding lipocalin family protein yields the protein MKKIFLTLLAFSFCWACQNPLSVEGEWTKPVPLKKGEFHGMVFEKGGTARSINMPDLQYQTWQQKGNKLTLTGKTVYGGESFVFSESYTVKTVSPAMLVLLTNTGEEIIYARKN from the coding sequence ATGAAAAAAATCTTTTTAACTCTATTGGCTTTCTCTTTTTGCTGGGCTTGCCAAAATCCGCTTTCGGTAGAAGGAGAATGGACTAAGCCCGTGCCTTTGAAAAAAGGCGAGTTTCACGGCATGGTATTTGAAAAAGGCGGCACCGCCCGCAGTATTAATATGCCTGATTTACAGTACCAAACTTGGCAACAAAAAGGAAACAAACTTACTCTGACGGGTAAGACTGTGTATGGGGGGGAAAGTTTTGTTTTTAGCGAAAGCTACACCGTCAAAACGGTTAGCCCTGCCATGCTGGTATTGCTCACCAACACCGGCGAAGAAATTATTTACGCACGAAAAAATTAA
- a CDS encoding TetR family transcriptional regulator produces the protein MKDTRTKLLKTAARLFAQKGFTGASVRQISNSAKTNVAAVNYHFGDKRGLYLATVQYLVEENKNWMRSAPNPLHIPEDIEAMSYQEAMDLFHRIIDKMLDLNLSRKNILLDRIFARAEMENSQQMAKILVGYVSNFGGHFFRILCYLTGLELNSSELILLSNAILRQASISEINRFAILHSLKLKDYTPEVKQQIKDVVWRNTYAILKSYEQGTKKR, from the coding sequence ATGAAAGACACTCGTACTAAACTGCTTAAAACTGCCGCTCGTTTGTTTGCCCAAAAAGGGTTTACCGGTGCGTCGGTGCGCCAAATCAGTAATTCGGCAAAAACAAATGTGGCTGCCGTAAACTATCATTTTGGTGATAAGCGCGGTTTGTATCTGGCTACGGTGCAGTATTTGGTGGAGGAGAATAAAAACTGGATGCGCTCTGCTCCAAATCCTTTGCATATCCCTGAAGATATTGAAGCAATGAGTTATCAGGAAGCGATGGATCTTTTTCACCGAATTATTGATAAAATGTTGGATTTAAATTTATCTCGCAAAAATATTTTATTGGACCGTATTTTTGCTCGTGCCGAGATGGAAAACTCTCAACAAATGGCCAAAATATTAGTAGGTTATGTGTCCAATTTTGGAGGACATTTTTTTAGAATTTTGTGTTATTTGACGGGATTGGAATTGAACTCAAGCGAACTTATTTTACTTTCTAATGCCATTTTGCGCCAAGCCAGTATTTCAGAGATTAATCGTTTTGCCATTTTACATTCTTTGAAATTAAAAGATTATACTCCCGAAGTAAAACAACAAATCAAAGATGTAGTCTGGCGTAATACATATGCTATTTTAAAATCATACGAACAAGGAACTAAAAAGAGATGA
- a CDS encoding TolC family protein, producing MKKYLLLVALIAVSFPANALDPLGVYSIRPPEGCVDKDVTTQEMGLEDLIQVSLCTNPSLAADYMGVKASEAGLGTSRAEYLPGITVSGTGRITGERAEGGSYTQAEPYSAKAEASWLLFDFGGRGARISRTRAYLDAANFGYNASLQNLVLSVQTAYLSLLAADESLVSAKASLDTYKQSYEEAQKRYKLGMVSLSDKLQAKTRYEQALLAVVQHENQVKQFSGNLAVLLNLSPDTQIKLAKPTFDEKFIQIENDNVQEMMKTALQERPELHAQESNTQAQKANLTAAKTRMLPTVRANASAAYNDNWKYSAPYGMENAAGISISMPLFSGFSNMYQTAQASYQYKQSQNQTESLKRQIENEVWSAYQNYKTAFRSYEISQTVLESAEENERVAFRYYEVGKGDIINLLTAVAQLADARQNKITAFYSLLLSKANLYKSIGKY from the coding sequence ATGAAAAAATATCTATTATTAGTTGCACTGATTGCCGTATCTTTTCCGGCCAATGCTTTGGACCCTTTGGGGGTTTATAGCATTAGACCGCCGGAGGGTTGCGTAGATAAAGATGTGACAACGCAGGAAATGGGGCTGGAGGATTTGATTCAAGTCAGCTTATGCACCAATCCGTCATTGGCAGCCGATTATATGGGGGTCAAGGCCTCTGAAGCCGGACTTGGCACTTCACGTGCGGAATATTTGCCGGGTATTACCGTATCCGGTACGGGGCGTATAACCGGTGAACGAGCAGAGGGTGGCAGTTATACACAAGCAGAGCCATATTCTGCAAAAGCGGAAGCATCTTGGCTTTTATTTGATTTTGGCGGGCGCGGTGCGCGCATTAGTCGTACGCGTGCTTATTTGGACGCGGCTAATTTTGGCTATAATGCTTCCTTACAAAATTTGGTTTTATCTGTTCAGACGGCTTATCTGAGTTTGCTGGCGGCGGATGAATCTTTGGTAAGTGCCAAAGCCAGTTTGGATACATATAAACAATCTTATGAGGAAGCCCAGAAACGCTATAAATTGGGAATGGTTTCATTGAGTGATAAGCTGCAGGCTAAAACTCGTTATGAGCAGGCATTGTTGGCCGTAGTACAACATGAAAATCAAGTCAAGCAATTTAGCGGTAATTTGGCCGTACTTTTAAACTTGTCTCCGGATACTCAAATAAAATTAGCAAAGCCGACCTTCGATGAGAAATTTATTCAAATCGAAAATGATAATGTGCAAGAGATGATGAAAACGGCTTTGCAAGAACGGCCGGAATTGCATGCCCAAGAAAGTAATACCCAGGCGCAAAAGGCTAATTTAACGGCAGCCAAAACCCGCATGTTGCCTACTGTTCGCGCCAATGCTTCTGCTGCTTATAATGATAATTGGAAATATAGTGCCCCATACGGAATGGAAAATGCGGCGGGTATTTCTATTTCCATGCCGCTTTTCTCCGGTTTTTCTAATATGTATCAAACGGCTCAGGCCTCTTATCAGTATAAACAAAGCCAAAATCAAACGGAAAGTTTAAAACGTCAAATTGAAAATGAAGTTTGGAGTGCCTATCAAAATTATAAGACGGCTTTCCGTTCTTATGAAATTAGCCAAACCGTATTGGAAAGTGCTGAAGAAAACGAAAGGGTGGCCTTTCGCTATTATGAAGTGGGTAAAGGCGATATTATTAATTTGTTGACGGCGGTGGCGCAGTTGGCCGATGCCCGTCAAAATAAAATTACGGCTTTCTATAGTTTACTCTTAAGCAAAGCCAATTTGTATAAAAGTATCGGGAAATATTAA